One Phoenix dactylifera cultivar Barhee BC4 chromosome 8, palm_55x_up_171113_PBpolish2nd_filt_p, whole genome shotgun sequence genomic window carries:
- the LOC103703422 gene encoding pentatricopeptide repeat-containing protein At5g46460, mitochondrial: protein MRRLPAPISNRNPSVCHHKHLTLHGSSTTRHKTFPPSAASKRDFKEGSSHWKAILSHLLGNNDIDGARHVFSRISSPDVHLYTMMITGYARIKRIDQAFQLFNEMPARDAASWNSMIKACLDCGDLHLAEKLFDEMPERNVISWTTIINGLAQVGRIDAAEGLFWRMPQRDTAAWNSMISGYCSNGRVMDARLLFEKMPCPNVISWTAMIGGYDQNGESNEALHLFEQMWASGIKPTSSTYACALTACANGLDLGLGTQLHAYISKVGYLSDTFVSTSLLTLYANCKQIENSTKLFHENGDRNLVSWTALITAYGLNGRHEDALDEFNRMVLSGIRPNQSTFTSALNSCSGLESLDQGRKIHGNAIKLGLDIDVFVGNSLIVLYSKCGDIDNSLMVFNNMRRRNLVSWNSIIVGCAQNGYALWALKLFGDMKSSLEQPDEITYVGLLTACSHSRMIERGRQIFQQLKEDLLVDVKLEHYASMVDVLGRCGNLEEAEDFISSMPMKPNVAVWLVLLSACRVHTNLEVARRASQKIFDLDPYNSAAYVLLSNIYASAGKWNDVSQTRVMMRIRGIMKIPGYSWITLKDSRHEFVCGDRSHPMTKEIYKKLDWLGGKLKEHGYVYDRSFALHDVDDEQKEAVLTYHSEKLAIAFALLSTVEGSTIRIMKNLRVCGDCHSAIKVISKIVGREIVLRDSSRFHHFREGFCSCGDCW, encoded by the coding sequence ATGAGGAGGCTTCCCGCGCCAATTTCGAATCGCAACCCCTCCGTGTGCCATCACAAACACCTCACTCTTCATGGATCCTCCACTACCCGCCACAAAACTTTCCCTCCCTCCGCGGCTTCGAAGCGTGACTTCAAAGAAGGCAGCTCCCATTGGAAGGCAATACTCTCCCATCTCCTTGGAAACAATGACATCGATGGAGCCCGTCATGTTTTCTCGAGAATCTCGTCTCCCGACGTCCATCTCTACACCATGATGATCACTGGCTACGCACGAATCAAACGCATTGACCAGGCTTTTCAACTTTTCAATGAGATGCCGGCCCGAGATGCAGCCTCCTGGAATTCTATGATCAAGGCCTGCCTGGACTGTGGAGATCTGCATCTTGCTGAAAAGCTCTTTGATGAAATGCCCGAGCGAAATGTGATCTCTTGGACTACTATCATAAATGGGCTCGCACAGGTTGGTCGAATTGATGCTGCGGAGGGATTGTTCTGGAGGATGCCTCAGAGGGACACCGCTGCAtggaattctatgatatcgGGGTACTGCAGCAACGGTAGAGTTATGGATGCTCGCTTGTTATTTGAGAAAATGCCGTGCCCCAATGTGATCTCTTGGACTGCGATGATTGGGGGATATGATCAGAATGGGGAGAGCAACGAAGCACTGCACCTTTTTGAACAAATGTGGGCTTCAGGGATAAAGCCCACATCAAGCACGTATGCCTGTGCACTGACAGCATGTGCCAATGGGCTAGATTTAGGGCTGGGTACTCAGCTTCATGCTTATATTTCAAAAGTGGGCTATCTTTCAGATACGTTTGTTTCCACTTCTCTTCTTACCCTGTATGCCAACTGCAAGCAGATTGAGAACTCTACCAAATTATTTCATGAAAATGGGGACAGGAATTTGGTCTCATGGACAGCTCTCATAACCGCTTATGGTTTGAATGGTAGGCATGAGGATGCATTGGATGAGTTCAACAGAATGGTTCTTTCTGGGATCAGGCCGAACCAATCCACATTCACCAGTGCATTGAACTCATGCAGTGGACTAGAATCCCTTGATCAAGGTAGGAAGATTCATGGGAATGCAATTAAGCTAGGATTAGATATTGATGTGTTCGTGGGGAATTCTCTCATTGTATTATACTCAAAATGCGGGGACATAGATAACAGCTTAATGGTATTTAACAACATGAGGAGGAGGAACCTTGTGTCATGGAACTCTATCATAGTTGGTTGTGCACAAAATGGCTATGCATTGTGGGCCCTAAAGCTTTTTGGTGACATGAAATCGAGCCTTGAACAACCTGATGAGATTACATATGTTGGGCTGCTGACTGCTTGTAGCCATTCTAGGATGATTGAGAGGGGAAGACAAATTTTCCAACAATTAAAAGAGGACCTTTTGGTTGATGTGAAGCTTGAGCACTATGCTTCCATGGTTGATGTTTTGGGTCGATGCGGAAACTTGGAGGAAGCTGAAGATTTCATAAGTAGCATGCCTATGAAACCAAATGTTGCAGTTTGGCTGGTTTTGCTTAGCGCCTGTAGAGTGCATACTAACTTAGAAGTTGCTCGAAGAGCTTCGCAGAAGATCTTTGATCTGGACCCATATAATAGTGCAGCTTATGTTTTACTGTCCAACATATATGCTTCTGCTGGTAAGTGGAATGATGTCTCCCAAACTAGAGTGATGATGAGGATTCGAGGAATCATGAAGATACCAGGTTATAGCTGGATTACACTAAAGGACTCGAGGCATGAATTTGTTTGTGGAGATAGGTCTCACCCAATGACCAAAGAGATATACAAAAAACTGGATTGGCTGGGAGGGAAACTAAAGGAGCATGGATATGTTTATGATAGGAGTTTTGCATTACATGACGTGGATGATGAACAGAAGGAGGCCGTGTTGACATACCACAGCGAGAAGCTTGCTATTGCCTTTGCGCTGCTTAGTACTGTAGAAGGCAGCACGATTCGCATTATGAAGAACCTCCGGGTTTGTGGTGATTGTCACTCTGCCATAAAAGTCATATCAAAGATTGTGGGACGTGAGATTGTCTTGAGGGATTCAAGTCGCTTTCACCACTTCAGGGAAGGTTTTTGTTCATGTGGAGATTGCTGGTGA